The following proteins are encoded in a genomic region of Desulfuromonas acetoxidans DSM 684:
- a CDS encoding DUF1499 domain-containing protein, which produces MKHKSTLALLTLTGMVWGCAGTPPDDLGIHNGQLRSCPSSPNCVNSQSPEADEKHAIAPLGYTDSQPQACNTLLSILKEWPRATLIEQRDDYIRCEFSSAVMGFVDDVEFYFSAPGRIDVRSASRLGHSDLGVNRKRIEAIREKFAAALP; this is translated from the coding sequence ATGAAACATAAATCCACCCTTGCCCTGCTCACCCTCACCGGCATGGTATGGGGCTGTGCCGGAACCCCGCCGGACGATCTGGGCATTCACAATGGTCAACTTCGCTCCTGCCCTTCCTCGCCCAACTGTGTCAACAGCCAGAGTCCGGAGGCGGACGAAAAGCATGCCATTGCCCCGCTGGGATACACAGATTCACAACCCCAGGCATGTAATACGCTACTTTCCATTCTGAAAGAATGGCCGCGCGCGACCCTGATCGAACAACGTGACGATTACATCCGCTGTGAATTCTCCAGTGCGGTGATGGGCTTTGTCGATGATGTGGAGTTTTATTTTTCCGCACCAGGACGGATTGATGTGCGCTCGGCGTCGCGGTTGGGGCACAGCGATCTGGGCGTGAATCGCAAGCGTATTGAGGCTATTCGGGAGAAATTCGCCGCCGCATTGCCATAA